DNA sequence from the Candidatus Sulfuricurvum sp. RIFRC-1 genome:
CAGTCACGGAAATACGAAGGTATGCGAATAGTTTAAATATTAAAGAAGTTGTCGTTAAACAAAATCCGCATCTTTTAGAGTTTGAAGTCTTTTGTGTTACGCCGGATAAAGAAGTTTACCATCTCAAAGAAGAAGATGAGACGGTGGAAGCCATTCATATCAAACACCCGGTTAAAGATATTTGGAACGGAAGTAAGTAATTTATCCTATTTTTGTCCCGGTTAAAAATAGATAATCTTTACCCGTAACGGTAACTCGAAACTTTTTTTGCTGCAAATATTTTTTACAGTAGTAGATATCTTTGATGAGTATCGACATTTCTGAATAGGGATAATTAGGAGCTTTGGCACCGTAAATCATCTCTCCTCCCATCCAACGGCAATTTGGAAATCCTAAAATCATCGCCCCTTCTTTACTCAAATACTCTTGCACTAACGACGCAAAGAGGGCTTTGAACTCCAATGTACTGCTTTGCAATGTTCCGATCGTGATGATGAGGTCAAAGCGTCCTAAGTCGAGTGAGGCGAGATCGTTGATGTCGTGGACGTAAAAGATAGCATTCCCCTCATTGAATCGCTCTCGTGCAACACTGATGGCACTTTGTGAAAAATCGATCCCGACGAGGGAGAGATTCATGTACTCTTCAGAGGAGAGGATTTGACGGATGAGGTCGAATTCGTCCCCTGTATTGATCCCCAGATTAAGAATCCGTTTTCTCTCCCCGACTTTGACGCTATGTAAAGCTCGCAGGTAGGCGCTCAGAAATGCCGGTTCTTCGTTTTTATGAATCGCCGCGAAACGGGATGCGATTCCGTATTTTTCCTCTTTTTCCTCTGAACGGTGAAACGAATCGCTGAGGTCGAGTTTTTCGTAAGTGATTTGTACGGTGTGTTCAGAAATGATCTTCGGTGTCAGCATCCGACAAAACAGCAATTCGCCTAAATCACTCCATGCTTTGTAACTGCGATAGAGATACTCATTTCCATTGATCGTGATGGTTTCACCTGCATAGTGTCCGCGACCGATATCGGGATTGAGAGCTTCGAAGGTTAGGTGATCGGCCCCTTTTAGGGTTTCATGCGCCCATGAGAGGATATCGGTAAGGGGTTCGGTAGTAAAGGCTTTCAAAACATCTCCCACGGTTTATTCCATACAATGAGTTGAGTTTTACATGCCTCACTTCCAAACCGCTCCCCCTCATCGGGGGATGAAACAAACTCAAATGCTTCATCGTTTAAATGAAACCGAAGAGCGAAGGCGTGCAGATACCCCCGTTCTTCCTTGCGTGCTTCATCGGACTGTGCATAGCGCTCATCTCCTGCGATGGGGGAGCCGAGACTTTTGAGGGCGACGCGGATTTGATGGGTTTTACCCGTATGAGGCTTAATGAGAAAAAAGCGCTCATGGGTACGCAAGGCACAGCTGATAAACTGAGTGATAGCAGGATTCTCCATCGTCGTGAGAAGTTTATAATCCCCCCGTCGCGCACTGCTCATGTCTCCTTTAATCCACCCCATTTTCTTCTTCGGTTTGCGCATCGAGACGGCGAGATAGTATTTTTCAATCTCTCTATTTTCGAACATTTTTCCGAATTGTGCCGCAGTTTCGGAATTTTTGGCGAGGATCACAAGTCCTGAGGTCATTTTATCGAGACGGTGGACGGGGTAGAGGGGGATTCCGAGCTGTTCGGAAAC
Encoded proteins:
- a CDS encoding methyltransferase domain-containing protein, producing MGDVLKAFTTEPLTDILSWAHETLKGADHLTFEALNPDIGRGHYAGETITINGNEYLYRSYKAWSDLGELLFCRMLTPKIISEHTVQITYEKLDLSDSFHRSEEKEEKYGIASRFAAIHKNEEPAFLSAYLRALHSVKVGERKRILNLGINTGDEFDLIRQILSSEEYMNLSLVGIDFSQSAISVARERFNEGNAIFYVHDINDLASLDLGRFDLIITIGTLQSSTLEFKALFASLVQEYLSKEGAMILGFPNCRWMGGEMIYGAKAPNYPYSEMSILIKDIYYCKKYLQQKKFRVTVTGKDYLFLTGTKIG
- a CDS encoding TIGR01621 family pseudouridine synthase codes for the protein MNQKSILIVYENDRFLLAHKGAGVNFHSETEAGFVVQVSEQLGIPLYPVHRLDKMTSGLVILAKNSETAAQFGKMFENREIEKYYLAVSMRKPKKKMGWIKGDMSSARRGDYKLLTTMENPAITQFISCALRTHERFFLIKPHTGKTHQIRVALKSLGSPIAGDERYAQSDEARKEERGYLHAFALRFHLNDEAFEFVSSPDEGERFGSEACKTQLIVWNKPWEMF